The Candidatus Poribacteria bacterium region AGACCTGCGCTTCGACCCACTGGTCAACGCCGACGCCGGCATCCGCTATTTGGCTCATCTGCTCAACCGGTTCGGCTGGAACTACGTGCTGGCAATCGCTGGCTACAACGCCGGGCCCGGGCTGATCCAAGGCGAGGTACCGGCGCGGGCAGAGACCGAGCGCCACGTCGGAAAGGTGCTCAACTACTACTACCAGTACCGCAACGATCCCGCCGCCCTCGCCGACGCGTGGAGCCGCATCGACGCCATTCCGACGAGGGACCGCCAGTCTCTCAGTCTGCTCCCGTAGCCAGGGGAGGCGGCGGTTTGTGCCGCAGCCGGGCCCCGATATCGAGTTGTCTCTGCGCGACGGCGGCGAACGAAGAAGAAGGCTCATCCGCGGGCGGATGGCGCAGGCTGTCCACTTGTGCGGAGATCGCATGTACGGGAGTCACATCGGTGCGCATGGTTCCTGTATCCTCTCGGACGGACCAACAGTACCGTGGACCAGACGTCTCAGCCGCCGGAAGCCGAGTAGCCCCCATGCGCGATGCGCGCTACTTGTGGATCACCATCCGGCGCGTCTCGCGGAAGCTCCCCGCGCGGAGCTCGTAGAAGTAGACCCCGCTCGCGACCCGCTCCCCGAGCTCGTTCCGACCGTCCCAGTACGCCGCTTCGTCACGCGATGTGTAGTAGCCCGGCTCCCGGTAGCCCACGTCGAGCTTCCGCACGAGAGCCCCCGCCACGTCGTAGACGTTCACCGTGACGGCGGAACCCTCCTTTAGCTCGAAGGGGATCCACGTCTCCGGGTTGAAGGGGTTGGGGTAGTTCGCCATGAGCCGCGTGCGAGACGGCGGAGCGAAGGTCAGACGCGCCGTGAAGGTGTGCTTCCCTGCGTTGAGACGCATGGAACCCTCGCGGCTGAGGTCGTGCCGTTCATCGCCCGACTCGACGATGATCCGGTAGCCCTGCGGAAGCGTCTGAGCCGTCCAGCGGAGCGTGCCCGCCTCCGCCAGGTTCGCCGAGAGCTCCCACGTCGCTTCGCGCTGATTCGACGGCAAGATGCTTCGGCTCATCCGCTCGACCGGATCGTCCGTCGCGGCGTAGAACTCGGAGTAGCTGCGAATCGGCGGAGCCGGAGGCAGACCCACGTCGTAGGCGTCGAAGCCCACCTGCGCCTTGGAGCCGCTCCCGAGCTCGACCGTCTTGAGCGCCCCGCTGTCGAGCGAGATGGTCAACGGCGCGACCCAATCCGGCGACGGAGCCGCGCGCTGGACGATCGCCGGAGCCGTCGGCGTTTGGCTGATCGTCACCGTCCGAGCCGTCGCCAGCTCGTTGTAGACCCAGTAGCCCTGGAACTGCGCCAGACTCGTCGCGATGACGTAGTTGACGCCGTCATACCCGAAAACCGTCTTGGCGGTCGGGTTGTAGGCTGACGCGGGCGCGCCCCCGAACGGAGCGCCGACGAGGTTCCACCGAGGCTGCAGCGTCACGACGACTTCCTGAGCCGCCGGATCGCCCACGTCCACCTGGAAGGTCGTCGCCAGGGGCCCATCCGCCGCGCTGCGGTAGATGAAGAACCCCTTCTCGACGAACGGCAGCGGATCGGGACTGGCAGGCGCGAGCGCCACCTGCTGGTAGTTCTCGATCCATACGGGCGGCGTCGAGGTGTCGAAGTAGCCGTAGCCGTACATCGAAACGACGCCGCGCGTCACCAGGGCCGCCGGAGCTCCATCTGTCGCAGGTCCGGGCAGGGAGAACATCCGCCAGCGGATGCCCAACGTCGTCGCCAGCGTCTGCGGCAGGCGCTTCGAGAGCACGAGCGTCAAGAGGTGCCTGCCCGTGTTCAGGGATATGCTTGCCCCCAGAGGCAGCGGATGGACGACCGCCGTCGCCGCGTCCGTGTCGGGCCCGTGGACGATGCGCGGGTTGTCGTTGTAGTAGGCGAGGACGCCTTCCGGCAGCCCTTCGACCGAGAGGTAGTGCGTTCCGCTGCCTACCTCGACTTCGACGCTCCACGTACGGCTGTCCGCGAAGGCGAGAATGTCCTGCGACAGATACTCACCGTCTCGCAGCAGGCGGAGCCATGACGCCGGAGGCTGCGGCATGGGCGGGGCGAGCGTGTCTTCTAGCGACAGATTGACGGCATCCGTCGCGTCGAGGGAAACGCCGACGATGACCGTGTGGTCCCCTGCCAGGTCGCCCGTCAGGCGGAGCGTCGCCGTCCAGTTCTGGTAGGTCGGCAGAGCTGGGGCGAGGAACGGAGACCACGACGGGTTATCGTCAGAATACGGACTGGCTGTCAACCGAATACGGTTCTGTCCGTCGACACCAACCACGAAGATATCCGGGCTACCGTGGCGGACGGAGACGTAGACGATCTTCGAACCCTCCGGCGACCAAGACGGCCAGAAGTCACCTCCTGGATCCGGTTCGAGTCGAGATGGGTTTGTGCCGTCGCTGTTCATCGTAAACAACGAGAATGTACCTTCTCGATTTGAATGAAACGCGATCCTCGTTCCGTCCGGCGAGAAACATGGTCCCTCGTCGTCGCTTGATCCGTCTGACAGTGCGCGCCGATTCCCGCCATTGGCGTCCATAACGAATATGCGCGACGGCGACATACGCGAGTGATAGACGATCCTCGTGCCATCCGGCGACCATTTCGGGCTCTCGTCCGTGAATGAACTGGTCGTAAGTCGCGTTTGGTTCGACCCGTCCGCGTCCATAACATGGATATCGGCGTTGCCATCCCTCGTTGACGTGAACGCGATCTGATTTCCTGTGGGCGACCACGCAGGCCAGTCATCGTCGCCCGAAACGTTCGTCAAGCGGATCTCAGTTCCAGCCGCGATATCCTTTACGTAGATTTCGCGGTTACCGTCACGTGTTGACGCAAACGCCACTCGCGTCCCGTCGTCCGACCAGGTAGGGTGAAAATCCCATGCCGTTCCATCGGTTATCACCAGTTGCATAGCTCCGGTAGGGTCGCTGACGATGACTTTGTAGTTGCCGTCGCGGTTAGAGTGAAACGCGATCTTCGTGTTCGCTAAGTCGCCCATCGGAGGATCGATCCGTCCGATGCCTTTCGCCGTGACGGTCGACGGGCTTCCCGCCGCGTTGTGCGCGATGGTCAGCGCGGATTGCTCCCAGCCCACCTTCGTCGGCGTGAAGGTGACCGTGACCGTCTGGCTCTGACCCGCCGTCAGGTTGTAGGGCGGCGCGGGCGAGACGGTGAACTGCCCGTTCGACGACGCGATCCCGCTGACCGTCAGCGTCCCGCCGCCGGTGTTCGTGATGTCGAAGGTCGCTGTGCCGGGCGCGCTATTCTTCGTGGCGGTTCCGGCGTTGACGGTCGTCACGCCGACGTGAAGCGATGGAAGAGGGAAAGGAGACCAAGCACCCGTATCGTCTGTCGACGGGTCGCTCGTCACGTTTATTTGCTCGGTTCCGTCGGCGCTCATAACGTATATTTCCCAGTTGCCGTCACGATTCGTCTCGAACAGCAGCATCGTACCGTCTGGCGACCACTTCGGTTCTGCGTCGTTCGCGGGGTTATTCGTTAGATTGACGGGATTACCCCCGTCCGCGTCCACTACGTAGACTTCGCCGTTACTGTCGCGGTTCGACGAGAAAGCAATCTTGGAACCGTCCGGAGACCAGTCAGGCCACGATTCGGTGGCTGGATGGTTCGTCAGATCGATCTGGTTCGAACCGTCGGCATTCATCACGTAGATTTCGTAGTTGCCGTCTCGGTCCGTAACGAACGCGATCTTCGAACCATCAGGGGACCAGACCGGTTCGTAGTCGGACGCTGGATCATTTGTTAACCTCGTGGTATTTGTGCCATCAGCATCTATCACATAGATATCATTACGTATATCGTCTCGATTGGATGCGAAGATGATCTTTGCGCCATCCGGTGACCACGCGGGACAATAGTCTTCGCCCAGATCGTTGGTCAGGCGCGTTTCGACGGACGTCTCGATATCACGGACATAGAGCTCTGCGTTTCCGTCTCGCCAGGAGGAGAAAACTACCTTCTTGCCATCGGGAGACCACGCCGGAACTTCTTCATGCTCGACGCTTACCGTGAGATTGGACGCACCGGATCCATCCGAGTTCATGAGCCAGATATCGTTTTGTCCACTACGGTTGGACTCGAACGCGATCTTCGTCGCCACTAAGTTCCCCGTCGGCGGGTTGATCCTCCCGACTCCATCCACTCCAATCTTCAGAGGACTGCCTGCGCCGTTGTGGACGATAGTCAGCGTCGCCTGCTCCCAGCCCACCTTCGTCGGCGTGAACGTCACGGTGACGGTCTGGCTCGTGTTCGCGCCGATACCCAGGGCCGTCGGAGACACGATGAACTGCGGATCGCTCGACATGATGCCGATGATCGACCACGTTGCCAAGCCGTTGGCGGTATTGTCGAGCTCGAACGTCGCGGTCCCGGAGCCTGGCTTGGTCACGATCCCAGCATCCAACCTCGACAGCGCCTTCCATGTCACGCCATAGTCGTCGGATCGGGCGATATCACCGGCATCCATACCGGCGTACACGGTGCTTCCCACCACGAGCAGCGACTGCACGAACCGATCCGGCAGACCCGTGGTCTCCTGGTTCCACGTGGCACCGGCGTCTGTCGAACGGAAGACGCCCGCCGCATAGGTGCCGGTCAAAAGGGTTGTCCCCGCAAGCGCCAAGCACCCAACGTGGGTCAACGTACCCGGGTCGAAGACAGCGTCCGTCAACGGCTCCCATGAATCGCCATTGTTCGTAGTACGGTAGACGCCCGAGTCCGCTGCAGCCGCATACAGCGTCGTCCCGACCAGCAGGAAGTCCAATACTCGATGGGACCACACCCCCGGGACGGGAAGAATGCCGGTCGCGACCTGCGCCCATGTCGCCCCACCGTCGGTGGATCGCCAGACAGAATCCGTATGACCTCCGGCGAACAGCGTTCCGCTGGGAGTCTGAAACACAGCTTGGATGGCAACGAACAAGCCGCCGCCTTTCATCGGACTCCCAGCTAGGTGAACCCATGTGTTTCCACCATCGTCCGAACGGTAGATGCCCCCGGTCTCGGTTCCGACGTAAAACGAACTGCCCGAAACGGACAGCGACAGTACCTGTGGATCTCCGAGCCCGCTGTTACGCGCTTCCCATGTCCCCCCGCCGTCAGCGGATCGGTAGACGCCTCCGCCGTCCAGAGCGACGAACAACGCCGTTCCGCTAACCTCGATCGTCTCGACCGGAAAGCTCGGCAGGCCTGTGTTCACAGGCAACCATGTCGCTCCGCCGTCCGTAGACCGGTGCACACCATTGCGGACCGTTCCAGCGTAGAGCGTTCCGTCGGGTGTCGACGCCATGTCGAGAATCGCGCCCACCACGGGACGTCCGGTGATATGCCACCCGGTTCCTTGCGCTCGGGCTAGCCCCGCGCTGATGCCCAGCGCCACGACCACTACCATGACCGCAACGCGTGAGTGACGCTCCGAATCCTGTTGACGAAACATCGCTTGGCTCTCCTATGCGTCTGTTCCCGATGGCGGGTTCTGCTGACAATCTCGCAACTACGCTGCATGAACCACGAGTTCGGCCCGCACGCGTCCTAACGCGACGCGTTCGGGTCGATCCTTCCGGGAACGCATCCCATCACGCGACAGTCGTCTCCTTCCGTCAATACACCCCGGCGACGCCCTTCACTTCCGAACGACGACCTTCAGCGTGCACGCGACGACACCGGGGACATATGCTCCGTATCAGAAACGCACGGTACAGGCAACGGTTCACTATGAAATACTATAACCGCATTTCATTAGGAGTCCTAACGAATCTGAGATCCAGAACGTGATTCCTCTGACGAGTATCTAGCTAGGAGTCCCGCAGCTCACAGACCTGTGCTGTGCGCCGCCAAGGACGACGGCGCCGATGGTCTGCGCTAGGAGCTCGCGAGCGCTTCGACCCCCTCGGCAGGAGCGTCGTCGAGCTCCTCCGGTTCCCGATGCCGAACGCGCCGACGAAGCTCTCGCCGTCGTTGAACCGGCAGAGCGAATCCCCCATACTGACCCGGACCTCGCCTTCATCCACGCCGACCGCGAGGAGAGTGCCCCATGCCTGCCGACCAAGCCGTCTACTGGATCGACCGATGCCCCGCCGCCGAACCCGTCGCCTGGGCGAGGCAGACCCTCCGCGATGCGATGGCGTCCCAGGGCATCGACGCTCAGCCTGCCCGCTACTGGGAACCGAGTCGCGGAACGACCCTCTTGACCGGCACGACGTCGAACTGGCTCGTGCGGCGAGCCCTTGCGCTGGAGAACGTCCAAGTCGAGAACCGTCCTGAGGGCGTGCTGTTCCACACGTGCGCGACCGAGAGCGGTTCCGTCCAGGTCGCCGCTGGAACCGACGAGCGGGGCCTGATGTACGCCCTGCTGGAGCTCGCCGACCGGATCGAGGATGTTGGTCGCGTCGCGCTCGACTCGACCCCGCCGTTGGTCGAGTACCCGGAGCGACCCATCCGAGGCGTGGATCGGTTCATCATGGGCCCGCTCGACGACGAGTGGTTCCTTTCGACGGATTTCTGGCGCCGCTATCTCGCGCGGATCGCTCGCTGCCGGTTCAATCGGTTCGTGCTCGTCATGGGGTTCGACACGGCGTATTTCTCGCCGCCGTACCCCTTCTTCGTCGCTGTGCCGGACTACCCGAACGTCCGGGCCGTGGACGACGACCGGCGCGCGCGAAACCTGGCGCAGCTCCGCGAGATCGGATCGCTCTGCCACGCCCACGGCTTGGAGTTCGTCCTGGGTACCTGGCAGCAAACACCCTGGACGAAGCAGCAGGAGATGCTCGTCACGGGTCTCCCGGAGGGCGAGGGAGCGCTGGGAACCTACTGCGCGGCGGGTCTGCGGGAGTTGCTCGCCCAATGCCCCCAGATCGACGGGATGCACTTCCGCGTCAACCACGAGGCGGGCATCGGCGACCAGAACTCCAACGAGGCGTTCTGGAAGGAGTGCATCCGCGCCGTCGCCGAAGCGGAACCGAAACGCACCATCGACCTGCGCGCCAAGGGCTTGACCGACGGCATGATCGCCTACGCCCTCGAATGCGGCGTCGACGTGCGCGTGCCCACCAAGTACTGGTGCGAGCACATGGGCTTGCCGCACCACCTGACCCAGATGCGCAGCGAAGAGCTCGCCCGCCTGCACAACCTGAACCACAGCCGCCGGTACAGCTATTCCGACCTGCTCCGCAAGCCGCGCACCTACGAGATGGTCTTCCGCCTGTGGAATATGGGCTCCAGCACGGTCTTGCTCTGGGGCGATCCCGACTACGTGCGCCGGTTCGCCGAGAGCACGACGGTCGGCGGTTCCGTCGGATTCGAGGTCACCGCGCCGCTCAGCCTCAAGGGGGGCCACGCAGCGGCTCAGCGCGATCCGTGGCGCGTGATGAAGGCTCCCCTCACCGACGGCGAATACGAGGACGACCGCTACTGGATGACCTACCTGCTTTACGGACGGATCGGCTACTCCAGCGCGACGGATGGCGAAATATGGCGGCGGGAGCTCCGACGGCGGTTCGGCTCCGACGGTGCGCCGCTGCTCGAACGCGCCTATCGAGCCGCCAGCAAGGTGCTCCCGCTGGTGACGGCGTTCCACATGCCCGTCCATCCGATGCTCTGCTACTGGCCCGAGATGGATACCGGCGGACCCCTATTCGCGGAACACAATCACCACCCCCAGCGCGGCAAGAACACCTACCAGAACGCCGAACCGAGCGATCAGGGGCTCTTCTACAAGATCGACGACTACGTGCGCGACTCCCTCGGCGGAGCGCTCCAGGGCAAGCACTCGCCGCTGCACGTCCGCGACTGGTTCCGCTCATTCGCCGCCGAGACACGGGACGCTCTCGACGCTTCCCACGGGAACCGCGAGTACGCATCGAGCCGCGCCGACTTCCTGATGCTTGCCGACCTCGCGGACTACCACGCGTGGAAGATCGAGGCGGCCGTCGCGTTCACGAGCTACGAAGAACGCGGAAGTCAGCGCGACCTGCGGCGGGCGTTCACGGCGGCCCGCGAGGCGTTGGCGCATTGGCGGGCTCTTGCGGAGCGGGGAGCCGAGCAATACTACGACGCGCTCGACTTCAGCGCGGGAGCCGGATACGAGCGACGGGGAAGCTGGGCGGATCGCCAGCACGAGATCGAGAAGGACGTCGCCAAGCTGGCGGAGATGCTCGGTGACGAAGCCGAGAGCGTGGGGCCCGCCGTGGCAGCGCCTCCTCTGCCTCCGCCGACCATCGCGCTCTCCGTATCGGTTCCCGACACGTGCGTCGCCGGGCGTGATCTCGTGCTGGATGCACGCGTTGCCGACGTGCCTCTGTCTCCCGCGTCGATGACGCTCCACTACCGACGCATGAACCAGATGGACGGCGCGTTTCGGACGGCTCCCATGGAACGGACGGATCGGGGGTTTCGGGGCATCGTGCCGGGCGGCGAGATCGACGCAACGTTCGACCTGCTCGTTTATTTCTCCGCCATCGACCGCCAGGGACAGCCGGCGCTCTATCCGGGCGTGTACCACCCCGACCACGCCGCGCCCTACTTCATGATCACGACCGTGTCGGCGTAGGCGAATCAGCCGTCTCCGACGACACACCGAGAACCTGGGCGATTTCCTTGTTCTGGTAGCCAGCATCCGACAACAGCAGCGTCTGCGCACGACGGATCACACGAACACCACCATGCCCACTATGCGTCATACCTCGGAGGCGCTGGCGCTCAGCGGTCGATAACTCGACAACGTAAACACGAGGTCTTCCCCTCGTTCTCCCAGAAGGAGATACGACGAGACCTCAGAAACCAATGCACCGTAACAGACCGCTAGCCCCGGTAGAATCGCCGCTTGCTCTGCTGCCATTTGATGTAGGCGAAGCCGAACGCCATGCCGCCCAAGTGGGCGAAGTGCGCGACCCCTCCGCCGCCGCCCAATCCGCCGAGGATCGAGAGAACGGCGTAGATGATCACGAGCATCTTGGCGGGAATGCCAATGGGAATGAACAAGACCGGGATGTAGATCAGACGCGTGGGGAACATCATGCCGAAAGCCAGCAGGACGCCGTAGACCGCCCCGCTCGCCCCGACGACGGCGTTGGGCGTCCGGTGGAGGAGGGTCGGCAGCACCAACTGAAGGATGCCGCCGCCGATGCCGCACAGGAAGTAGTACGTCGCGAAGTGGCGGGTACCCCAACGCTCCTCGACCTCTGTGCCGAACATCCACAGGGCGAGCATGTTGAACCCGATGTGGAACAGGTTCGCGTGCAGGAACATGTACGTGACGAGCTGCCACGGACGGAACAGCCCGAACGCGCGCGCGAAATCCGGGTCCAGGTTCGTCTGAAGGGGAAGGAGACCCACGCGCGGCGCGAACAGCGCGATCCCGAGCTCCGGCGCGACCGCGCGCAGGACGAAGTCGAGACCGTACATGCCTGCGTTGGCGATCAGGAGAAGCTTGATCGCTGGGGGCAAGAGGCCTCTACGTGCGAAGCGAGTGAACCCGCCGCCGCCGTAGTAAGCATGGTTCATCCGGGATCACCAACGATGGGGTGGGCGTAGGGAACGGCAGACGCTCTCAGCACACCCATTATACATGAGCCCATCGACACTGCCCACCGGTTCCGCGCTGCCGGCTTCACCACGCGGACCTGAGCTCGCGGACCGACAACGACCAGATGCGCACCGCACTGCCCTCCGACGACAACGACCAGCCTCCATTGCCCGGATCGGGCAGGAAGCATGACGACATCGACAGCTCGCCATCGGCTGCGAAAAGCTCAATGGACGTACGATCCACGAGCGTGCGGAACCGTAGCCTGCCATCGACCACCGGTAACGGTCCTGCCGTGCCGCAGAATCCCGCTTGTCGCGCCGCGAGGTCAAACCGGACCGCCTCGCCGCGCACACCTAGCACGACAGCCCCCGCCGAGCCCACTTCGATCTCCCCGCTGATCTCGAAGAGCTCGCCATCGAGGTCGCGCAACGGGTTGTCGCCCGGCGCCAGCGCGATGTCTTGCCACTGGTGCTCACTGCCGTACAGCGACGCGATCTCGCGCACCGGCTCGCGATGCAGACGCACGCCCTTCGCCGTGTCCCTCAGCGTCAGCTCGCTGGGGAATGACATCTGCTGGTTGAACGGCATGTCCGGGTACTTGCCGCCTCGCATCCAGGCGATCTGGATGCGCCGACCGTCGCCTAACGGGATGTCGCTGTACGTCTGGGCGGCGTAGAAGTTCGCGCCGTGGTCCGCTCTCAGCACGTCCGTCTCGGGCATGAACGTCGTGCCGTCGAAGGTTCCGATGGAATGGTTCCCGTTACCCGCCCAGAACACCCACTTCGTGTGGTTGGGGTCGCCGTCAATGGGCAGCTCGAAGAGGTCCGGACATTCGCTTGCGTCGGGAACGCGCACATCCGACAGCCGCGTCCACTGGGTCAGGTTGGTCGAGCCGAACAGCGCGAAGTCGTTCCCATCCAGGTAGAGCGCCATCACCCACTTCGCCGAAGGCTCGTGCCAGAACACTTTGGGATCGCGGTTGCTGCCGACGATGTGTCCCAAGACGGGGTTCGCGGCGTGTTTCGTCCATGACCGCCCTCGGTCGGTGCTGTACGCGATGCTCTGCGTGAAGGGCTCCCCCGCCGACGTGTAGACGCACACGATCGCGTTGTCAGCGCCGGTTCTAAATCCGGCTGTGTTCTGCCAATCGACGACGGCGGAACCCGAGAAGATCGTGCCGAGATGGTCTGGATGGATCGCGTGCTCGAGCTGAGTCCAGCGCACGAGGTCAGGACTGACGGCGTGTCCCCACGTCATGTTGCCCCAGTCGACGCCGCTCGGGTTGTGCTGGAAGAACAGGTGGTACTCGCCCTGGTGGTACACGAGTCCGTTCGGGTCGTTGAGCCAGTTTTGGCGCGCCGTGAAATGGAACTGAGGTCGGTGCGTCTCGCGGTATGGTGGGCTGCCGGACATGCGCTGTCCTCCCGGTGAACAGTGTCGCGACGCTGCGGTCAGCGGATCGCCATTTTAGCATCTGAGACACGCGCCACACGCGGAATCCGAAGCCTCCGGCTTGTGGCATAGTTCCTGCTTTCATCGCCACGGACAGTTGCATTGCG contains the following coding sequences:
- a CDS encoding choice-of-anchor D domain-containing protein; this encodes MFRQQDSERHSRVAVMVVVVALGISAGLARAQGTGWHITGRPVVGAILDMASTPDGTLYAGTVRNGVHRSTDGGATWLPVNTGLPSFPVETIEVSGTALFVALDGGGVYRSADGGGTWEARNSGLGDPQVLSLSVSGSSFYVGTETGGIYRSDDGGNTWVHLAGSPMKGGGLFVAIQAVFQTPSGTLFAGGHTDSVWRSTDGGATWAQVATGILPVPGVWSHRVLDFLLVGTTLYAAAADSGVYRTTNNGDSWEPLTDAVFDPGTLTHVGCLALAGTTLLTGTYAAGVFRSTDAGATWNQETTGLPDRFVQSLLVVGSTVYAGMDAGDIARSDDYGVTWKALSRLDAGIVTKPGSGTATFELDNTANGLATWSIIGIMSSDPQFIVSPTALGIGANTSQTVTVTFTPTKVGWEQATLTIVHNGAGSPLKIGVDGVGRINPPTGNLVATKIAFESNRSGQNDIWLMNSDGSGASNLTVSVEHEEVPAWSPDGKKVVFSSWRDGNAELYVRDIETSVETRLTNDLGEDYCPAWSPDGAKIIFASNRDDIRNDIYVIDADGTNTTRLTNDPASDYEPVWSPDGSKIAFVTDRDGNYEIYVMNADGSNQIDLTNHPATESWPDWSPDGSKIAFSSNRDSNGEVYVVDADGGNPVNLTNNPANDAEPKWSPDGTMLLFETNRDGNWEIYVMSADGTEQINVTSDPSTDDTGAWSPFPLPSLHVGVTTVNAGTATKNSAPGTATFDITNTGGGTLTVSGIASSNGQFTVSPAPPYNLTAGQSQTVTVTFTPTKVGWEQSALTIAHNAAGSPSTVTAKGIGRIDPPMGDLANTKIAFHSNRDGNYKVIVSDPTGAMQLVITDGTAWDFHPTWSDDGTRVAFASTRDGNREIYVKDIAAGTEIRLTNVSGDDDWPAWSPTGNQIAFTSTRDGNADIHVMDADGSNQTRLTTSSFTDESPKWSPDGTRIVYHSRMSPSRIFVMDANGGNRRALSDGSSDDEGPCFSPDGTRIAFHSNREGTFSLFTMNSDGTNPSRLEPDPGGDFWPSWSPEGSKIVYVSVRHGSPDIFVVGVDGQNRIRLTASPYSDDNPSWSPFLAPALPTYQNWTATLRLTGDLAGDHTVIVGVSLDATDAVNLSLEDTLAPPMPQPPASWLRLLRDGEYLSQDILAFADSRTWSVEVEVGSGTHYLSVEGLPEGVLAYYNDNPRIVHGPDTDAATAVVHPLPLGASISLNTGRHLLTLVLSKRLPQTLATTLGIRWRMFSLPGPATDGAPAALVTRGVVSMYGYGYFDTSTPPVWIENYQQVALAPASPDPLPFVEKGFFIYRSAADGPLATTFQVDVGDPAAQEVVVTLQPRWNLVGAPFGGAPASAYNPTAKTVFGYDGVNYVIATSLAQFQGYWVYNELATARTVTISQTPTAPAIVQRAAPSPDWVAPLTISLDSGALKTVELGSGSKAQVGFDAYDVGLPPAPPIRSYSEFYAATDDPVERMSRSILPSNQREATWELSANLAEAGTLRWTAQTLPQGYRIIVESGDERHDLSREGSMRLNAGKHTFTARLTFAPPSRTRLMANYPNPFNPETWIPFELKEGSAVTVNVYDVAGALVRKLDVGYREPGYYTSRDEAAYWDGRNELGERVASGVYFYELRAGSFRETRRMVIHK
- a CDS encoding helix-turn-helix domain-containing protein codes for the protein MTHSGHGGVRVIRRAQTLLLSDAGYQNKEIAQVLGVSSETADSPTPTRS
- a CDS encoding rhomboid family intramembrane serine protease; the protein is MNHAYYGGGGFTRFARRGLLPPAIKLLLIANAGMYGLDFVLRAVAPELGIALFAPRVGLLPLQTNLDPDFARAFGLFRPWQLVTYMFLHANLFHIGFNMLALWMFGTEVEERWGTRHFATYYFLCGIGGGILQLVLPTLLHRTPNAVVGASGAVYGVLLAFGMMFPTRLIYIPVLFIPIGIPAKMLVIIYAVLSILGGLGGGGGVAHFAHLGGMAFGFAYIKWQQSKRRFYRG
- a CDS encoding glycoside hydrolase family 32 protein gives rise to the protein MSGSPPYRETHRPQFHFTARQNWLNDPNGLVYHQGEYHLFFQHNPSGVDWGNMTWGHAVSPDLVRWTQLEHAIHPDHLGTIFSGSAVVDWQNTAGFRTGADNAIVCVYTSAGEPFTQSIAYSTDRGRSWTKHAANPVLGHIVGSNRDPKVFWHEPSAKWVMALYLDGNDFALFGSTNLTQWTRLSDVRVPDASECPDLFELPIDGDPNHTKWVFWAGNGNHSIGTFDGTTFMPETDVLRADHGANFYAAQTYSDIPLGDGRRIQIAWMRGGKYPDMPFNQQMSFPSELTLRDTAKGVRLHREPVREIASLYGSEHQWQDIALAPGDNPLRDLDGELFEISGEIEVGSAGAVVLGVRGEAVRFDLAARQAGFCGTAGPLPVVDGRLRFRTLVDRTSIELFAADGELSMSSCFLPDPGNGGWSLSSEGSAVRIWSLSVRELRSAW